A region of Candidatus Tiamatella incendiivivens DNA encodes the following proteins:
- a CDS encoding type II secretion system F family protein — translation MKLALRRKNRKSKTRKGRRMGFLSIIDIISVAVFGGIALKIVESLQLDRKAIEGNMRVHPVYLIAKYFYYTFIAGVYAVFAIIYLYPVIPSPFNFITAISIFLVIGMLPLVPVVKIYNAVEENKSNISRELPYFMFHMAVLARTRLSLEDFLNRMSISTVYPTVASYMKRITAISKTLGFDLLHAIEEVGLSIPHKALSSTLTGFANVLRTRGNVTDFLERAMDLTMEDQRKYLEQLKGSVSMMAMMYSVVMISILFLNILQVTSATGKLALSLPVYALTSIVLIPMLSFAIFWMIYLKVPRMEAPSRYPLYMFIAWLPIGLIVGYVLADMLNGSTIFYNEVGLSIGLAVPCFAASRAYSKQNKGEEALMRKFTDFLHNIASERRLGVPLEQILLNMEPIYGPLNSALRILKMGIRTGMPMRLSIALAFSQLRSKVVRFMAVLLSDAIVLGSATEETFNFMERMVRELIDVIDSMRSELRSISLTPYVIIIVEVVGIAFFITTNPVAVVNTGIHGGGAGGLFGSQSTYNAANLATVSHYFAYGTILTSFVGAFIIGLLRRQNVWAGFFHAGIILTIIAITLALTNKIGIYHPV, via the coding sequence GTGAAGCTAGCACTGAGGAGGAAAAATAGGAAATCTAAAACCAGGAAAGGAAGGCGTATGGGTTTCTTATCTATCATAGACATTATTAGTGTAGCCGTTTTCGGCGGTATAGCACTTAAAATTGTTGAGAGTTTACAGCTTGATAGGAAGGCTATTGAGGGTAATATGAGGGTTCATCCGGTCTATTTGATAGCGAAGTATTTTTACTATACGTTTATTGCCGGTGTCTATGCAGTATTCGCTATTATTTATTTGTACCCGGTTATACCTTCGCCCTTCAATTTCATTACAGCTATATCTATTTTCTTAGTAATAGGAATGTTGCCTCTTGTGCCTGTTGTGAAAATATATAATGCTGTTGAGGAGAACAAGAGTAACATTTCCCGGGAACTACCGTATTTTATGTTTCATATGGCTGTACTGGCGAGGACCCGTTTATCCTTAGAGGACTTCTTGAATAGGATGAGCATCTCAACAGTATATCCTACTGTGGCCTCTTACATGAAGAGAATAACAGCTATATCAAAAACGCTTGGGTTCGATCTTCTGCATGCAATAGAGGAAGTAGGGTTGTCTATTCCCCATAAAGCTCTCAGCAGTACACTGACCGGGTTCGCTAATGTATTGAGAACTAGGGGAAATGTTACTGATTTTCTTGAGAGAGCTATGGATCTAACTATGGAGGATCAGAGGAAGTATCTTGAACAATTGAAAGGTTCTGTTTCTATGATGGCAATGATGTATAGCGTTGTTATGATCTCAATTTTATTCCTTAATATTCTCCAAGTAACATCTGCTACAGGTAAACTAGCTCTTTCACTTCCCGTTTATGCGTTAACTTCTATTGTTTTAATACCCATGCTCTCATTTGCTATATTCTGGATGATATATCTTAAAGTGCCGAGAATGGAGGCTCCTAGTCGGTATCCACTATACATGTTTATAGCTTGGCTACCAATAGGCTTGATAGTAGGGTACGTGCTAGCTGATATGCTTAACGGATCTACTATTTTCTACAATGAGGTTGGGTTATCTATAGGCCTTGCCGTACCTTGTTTTGCAGCGTCTAGAGCTTATAGCAAACAAAATAAGGGTGAAGAGGCGTTAATGAGGAAGTTCACTGATTTCCTTCATAACATAGCTTCGGAGAGAAGGCTTGGTGTTCCTTTAGAGCAGATTCTTTTGAATATGGAACCTATCTATGGACCTCTAAATTCTGCCCTCAGGATTCTGAAGATGGGGATTCGTACTGGCATGCCTATGAGGCTGTCTATCGCCCTCGCGTTTTCTCAGTTACGGTCCAAGGTTGTTAGGTTTATGGCTGTTCTTTTAAGCGACGCCATAGTGTTGGGTTCTGCTACTGAAGAGACTTTTAATTTCATGGAGAGGATGGTAAGGGAGTTAATAGATGTTATTGATTCTATGAGAAGTGAGTTGAGGTCAATAAGTTTGACTCCTTATGTTATTATTATAGTTGAAGTTGTGGGGATAGCTTTCTTCATAACGACTAACCCTGTTGCAGTGGTGAACACCGGGATACATGGTGGTGGAGCCGGGGGATTATTTGGATCCCAGTCAACTTATAATGCAGCAAACTTGGCGACTGTGTCTCACTACTTCGCGTATGGTACGATATTAACATCTTTCGTTGGGGCATTCATTATTGGACTTCTTAGGAGGCAGAATGTTTGGGCTGGGTTCTTTCATGCCGGTATTATACTGACAATTATAGCTATAACTCTTGCTTTAACAAATAAAATAGGGATCTATCATCCAGTATGA
- a CDS encoding AMP-binding protein, whose translation MSEEPLTPQESLNNFLKARDFLTSKPLYDIAAKEFKWPKLGRWNWAVQYFDGYLAEKATHPAVIWVDDELLDTGDKKVLTFHGLREDSNKLATALLESGYKPGDSILVMTGNIPELFTIFLGLLKTGIKIVPATVLLSHSDIEDRVKRAAVKMVMTDSNGFEKMNFLREDLAKLGVREFIYIGEEEKPGWRLFTDLLSSGNPNFNKILTNAEDDALIYFTSGTTAKPKMVFHTQTSYPVGHLTTTYWVSAQWGDKHYNISSPGWAKWAWSTFFTAFDSAATSMVYSFSKFTASRALKFASEYGVNTLCAPPTVWRMFILEDLKKFNFDQLKEAVSAGEPLNPKVINKVREDMDITVREGYGQTETTLQIGYFPGIEVKPGSMGKPAPGYHIVLTDVDGNPVQPGYDGQITIKIEPEKPYGLLRSYDSPEKNKEVFRQGLYWTGDVAYLGKDGYLYFVGRADDVFKSSDYRISPFEVESDLIKHPAVAEVAVVSSPHPIKWTIPKAFLKLKPGMQPSPDLAKDIFQWSKQNMAPYKRPRIIEFVDELPKTISGKIRRVELRALERQRREKGERGQYEYFEEDFKQ comes from the coding sequence TTGAGTGAGGAACCCCTTACTCCTCAAGAATCCTTGAATAACTTCCTAAAAGCAAGAGATTTTCTAACATCCAAACCATTATATGATATAGCGGCGAAAGAGTTCAAATGGCCTAAACTAGGGAGATGGAACTGGGCGGTACAATACTTCGACGGATACCTAGCTGAGAAAGCCACTCACCCAGCGGTCATATGGGTCGACGATGAGCTGCTCGACACGGGCGATAAGAAAGTCCTTACATTCCACGGTTTAAGGGAGGACTCGAATAAGCTGGCGACTGCATTACTAGAATCAGGCTATAAGCCTGGTGACTCAATACTAGTTATGACAGGTAATATACCTGAGCTATTCACAATATTCCTAGGCCTACTGAAGACTGGGATAAAGATAGTTCCAGCAACAGTACTACTCAGCCATAGTGATATAGAAGACCGAGTGAAGAGAGCCGCCGTCAAAATGGTTATGACGGACTCAAATGGTTTCGAGAAAATGAACTTCCTAAGAGAGGATCTGGCAAAGCTTGGGGTAAGAGAATTCATATACATAGGTGAAGAGGAGAAACCAGGTTGGAGACTATTCACCGACCTCTTATCCTCTGGAAACCCCAATTTCAATAAAATACTAACAAACGCGGAGGATGATGCTCTAATATACTTCACAAGCGGTACAACAGCAAAGCCAAAAATGGTATTCCACACCCAGACGAGCTACCCAGTTGGGCACCTCACTACCACGTATTGGGTAAGTGCGCAATGGGGAGACAAGCACTACAATATATCCAGCCCAGGATGGGCTAAATGGGCATGGAGCACATTCTTCACAGCATTTGACAGTGCAGCGACAAGCATGGTATACAGCTTCTCAAAGTTCACAGCATCTAGAGCCTTGAAATTCGCGTCGGAATACGGTGTGAACACGCTGTGCGCACCGCCTACAGTTTGGAGAATGTTCATACTCGAAGACCTCAAGAAATTCAACTTCGACCAACTGAAGGAGGCAGTAAGCGCTGGTGAACCATTGAACCCGAAGGTAATAAACAAAGTAAGAGAGGATATGGATATAACGGTGAGAGAAGGATACGGCCAAACGGAGACAACTCTACAAATAGGATACTTCCCTGGAATAGAAGTAAAACCCGGAAGCATGGGTAAACCAGCACCAGGATACCATATAGTCCTCACAGACGTAGATGGCAACCCTGTTCAACCAGGCTATGACGGTCAGATAACGATAAAAATAGAACCAGAGAAACCCTACGGATTACTAAGATCATATGATTCGCCTGAGAAGAACAAGGAGGTATTCCGGCAAGGGCTCTACTGGACGGGAGACGTAGCATACCTAGGGAAAGACGGTTACCTATACTTTGTAGGCAGAGCAGACGACGTATTTAAGAGCAGCGACTATAGAATAAGCCCATTCGAAGTCGAAAGCGACCTAATAAAACACCCAGCAGTTGCAGAAGTAGCAGTAGTCTCATCACCCCACCCGATAAAATGGACAATACCCAAGGCATTCCTAAAACTGAAGCCGGGAATGCAACCGTCACCGGACCTAGCCAAAGACATATTCCAGTGGTCAAAGCAGAATATGGCACCCTACAAGAGGCCTAGGATAATAGAATTCGTGGATGAACTGCCTAAAACGATTAGTGGTAAAATAAGGAGAGTAGAGCTAAGAGCACTCGAACGCCAGAGAAGAGAAAAAGGAGAAAGAGGACAATACGAATACTTCGAAGAGGACTTCAAACAATAA
- a CDS encoding peroxiredoxin, with protein sequence MPPLKPGDKAPSFSVLSHKGREVCLVDFQGRIVVLYFYPRALTPGCSREAVRFDELSKEFEECGAVIIGISTDPPERNRRFAEKLNVTRIIFLSDPDGSIAREYGVLKEGTKKPSARRVTFVLNTDLTVREVLKNVKPAERHADEALRIVKSMC encoded by the coding sequence ATGCCTCCTCTGAAGCCGGGGGATAAGGCGCCTAGTTTCAGCGTATTATCGCATAAAGGTAGGGAGGTGTGCCTAGTGGATTTCCAGGGGAGAATAGTTGTACTCTATTTTTACCCTAGAGCCCTGACACCTGGTTGTAGCAGAGAGGCTGTGAGATTCGATGAATTATCCAAAGAGTTTGAGGAGTGTGGCGCTGTTATTATAGGTATATCCACGGACCCTCCTGAGAGGAATAGGAGGTTTGCAGAGAAATTGAATGTGACGCGGATAATATTCCTCAGTGACCCTGATGGGAGTATTGCCAGGGAATACGGCGTTTTGAAGGAAGGTACTAAGAAACCTAGTGCTCGCAGAGTAACTTTCGTACTTAATACTGATCTGACTGTTAGAGAGGTTTTGAAGAATGTTAAGCCAGCTGAAAGGCATGCTGATGAAGCTTTAAGAATTGTTAAGAGTATGTGTTAA
- a CDS encoding thiamine-binding protein, translating to MPVIAMFYIVPITGKPSVSHLIAKAVKTVKDKGYKFQVTPTATVFEAPTVRDALNTIADAVEAVEITGELYRIIVEIKIDERLDKPLVIDDMPRKVYEKLDDHP from the coding sequence ATGCCTGTAATAGCAATGTTCTACATAGTCCCCATCACAGGGAAACCGAGCGTCAGCCACTTAATAGCAAAAGCAGTGAAAACCGTAAAAGATAAGGGATACAAGTTCCAAGTCACTCCAACCGCCACAGTGTTCGAAGCACCTACAGTCAGAGACGCCTTAAACACTATCGCCGACGCAGTCGAGGCTGTTGAAATAACAGGAGAACTCTACAGGATCATAGTTGAGATAAAAATAGACGAACGCCTAGATAAGCCTCTCGTTATCGATGATATGCCTAGGAAAGTATATGAAAAATTAGATGATCACCCGTAA
- the nrfD gene encoding polysulfide reductase NrfD, with protein MSKAALYLWLIILLIIIGATISYLPAYYHNMEPWQSKDAIAWGVMVPTYAYFALIATGASTVNSLYTVFGYKGPKNVFEKIIKHAIWLSLISLIPAWTPILIDLGRLDHFTAMLTSFNYTSRIAWMGALYVFFAIMVLIELIHHILEDAHEPSKLEKAGALGLTISLITLLADLLLDGNLGAVFGSSTAVPAWSGAYVSVLFVVMAIFMGAAWLTIYLPILYASMGKEVNGLRELIAKTYGKVLMIVILAVGFIIGWEAITSYDYPPRWEYFHEIFHGSFSGYFWWFSVGLGLVLPFFLAVWGYIRNNMGPTFVASIISAISGYIFVYTFVIAGQMARITFSYGGLTNNFNPYHVRYYPYQFALDRVEVYLVAFSVALWAFLVTIGEMILPLEKGEKPKHLWIFK; from the coding sequence GTGAGTAAAGCAGCCCTCTATCTCTGGTTAATAATCCTGCTGATAATAATAGGAGCAACAATATCATATCTACCGGCATACTATCATAACATGGAGCCATGGCAATCCAAGGACGCTATTGCCTGGGGCGTAATGGTACCTACATACGCTTACTTCGCCTTAATAGCAACAGGGGCAAGCACTGTAAACAGCCTCTACACTGTTTTCGGCTATAAAGGCCCTAAGAACGTGTTTGAAAAAATCATTAAGCATGCGATATGGCTTTCACTCATTTCACTAATACCTGCATGGACGCCTATCCTCATAGACCTTGGTAGACTAGACCATTTCACAGCCATGCTGACAAGCTTCAACTACACGTCTAGAATCGCGTGGATGGGAGCATTATACGTTTTCTTCGCAATAATGGTTCTCATAGAACTCATACACCACATCCTGGAAGATGCGCATGAGCCTAGTAAACTAGAGAAAGCTGGAGCCCTTGGATTAACCATCAGCCTCATCACACTGCTAGCAGACTTACTGTTAGACGGTAACCTGGGAGCAGTATTCGGCTCCAGCACAGCAGTACCAGCCTGGAGTGGAGCATACGTCTCAGTGTTATTCGTGGTTATGGCGATATTCATGGGTGCAGCCTGGCTAACAATATACCTCCCCATACTCTATGCTTCCATGGGAAAGGAAGTGAATGGACTGAGAGAACTTATCGCGAAAACATATGGGAAAGTATTAATGATAGTGATACTGGCAGTAGGATTCATCATAGGCTGGGAGGCCATAACCTCTTATGACTACCCGCCAAGATGGGAGTATTTCCACGAAATATTCCATGGAAGCTTCTCCGGGTACTTCTGGTGGTTCTCTGTAGGATTAGGACTCGTCTTACCGTTCTTCCTAGCAGTCTGGGGTTACATTAGGAACAATATGGGGCCAACGTTTGTTGCTTCAATCATATCAGCCATAAGCGGATACATTTTCGTTTACACATTTGTTATAGCAGGGCAAATGGCTAGAATAACATTCAGCTACGGAGGATTAACAAATAACTTTAACCCATACCACGTCAGGTACTATCCCTACCAATTCGCACTCGATAGAGTAGAAGTGTACCTGGTAGCGTTTTCAGTCGCGTTATGGGCCTTCCTCGTGACTATCGGGGAAATGATCCTCCCATTAGAAAAGGGTGAGAAACCTAAACACTTATGGATATTTAAGTAA
- a CDS encoding molybdopterin-dependent oxidoreductase — protein MSGGITRRDFLKIAGITGLLVGISGVSYETLKKADTLSMEAASKPKIQYKPGHCGMCPQGCSIMTRVVNGRAERIFGNPYGFVFNRGTVCARGNMGIYRLYNPDRLMKPLIRSGGERGTWRFRDAGWNEAFDKVVSAVKPIYQNMMQEYQKVYQQTGDQFKAAAAMAQKDKVIWSAGWFGCDIYRPQIFALLISLGFSNAFSQPIATCFLPKVLGWSSVVGVGVQGSIIIDYDNVKYLLSIRRNPFGSISVSHASRVGQDLRKFKLVVVDPRLSEEAARADEWVPIKPGTDLAFLLGLMYVILDGKLYDEDYLREYSDASMLVDPETLEPLNVEWVQGREPNENMPYPRPWSVKCFKVYDLFTNNVVCNTEAKMPALRGEYDVDGKKYVPALEALYRHLDKNGYTPEWAEKITGIPAKKIEEIAVEFATTKPAAIDTGWHGTKTYNSFQSWRAMGILNALVGSYCNRGGFLISASALEDIQSDLNPAGMPAPAWNPLKFMGPPWSPIWQVMSNQELKLSDGSTTKGVLFNLGRSFMPLKDLIKKEPGWVILNVGANIARTTIDGDDWFENTLKSKNVNLVMNYDVLPTDTSLYSDVVLNDCIYLESYDLIRPVEFVPYGALYTGVPAVENPVGNCVPFTVFAGLFAKELGKAKEYGTVFARLLGLPEKQQNEMAALFESLDRSYLGDSKKGIEFLAKIQEIQAEGLAAKFGLSKNGILEDLRTKGFVVFKDKEDVLKENMEVLENHKLYTATGLLEIYSITLQVVAKNIKGEIKPEWHPLIDWVPPRVEQVNEELNGNEFYVIYGKVPTMTHTSTADNPLLERLTRENYRRIWIHPSRAAYLGVSEGDMVEVCSVLGKCYNTRVHVTERVRPDTVFVPFAYGLESPRLRFAPGPDETVPYNKIVPPEIDPVTGSAILGDIVVSIKKA, from the coding sequence ATGAGTGGAGGTATAACCAGAAGAGACTTCCTCAAGATCGCTGGGATAACGGGCTTACTAGTCGGTATCAGTGGAGTAAGCTATGAAACACTCAAGAAAGCAGATACTTTAAGTATGGAAGCTGCGAGTAAGCCGAAAATACAGTACAAGCCAGGGCATTGTGGAATGTGCCCACAAGGCTGTAGCATAATGACAAGAGTAGTGAATGGCAGGGCAGAGAGGATATTCGGTAATCCCTACGGGTTCGTCTTTAATAGGGGGACAGTATGTGCGAGAGGGAACATGGGTATATACCGCCTATACAATCCTGATAGGCTAATGAAACCTCTAATCAGAAGTGGAGGCGAGAGAGGGACCTGGCGGTTCAGAGATGCAGGCTGGAATGAGGCGTTTGACAAAGTAGTGAGTGCAGTGAAACCTATATACCAGAATATGATGCAGGAATATCAGAAAGTCTACCAGCAAACTGGAGACCAGTTCAAAGCTGCAGCAGCAATGGCTCAGAAAGACAAGGTTATATGGAGTGCAGGATGGTTCGGATGCGATATATATAGACCGCAAATATTCGCCTTATTAATAAGTCTAGGCTTCAGTAACGCGTTCAGCCAACCCATAGCAACGTGCTTCCTACCTAAAGTCCTAGGGTGGAGCAGTGTAGTAGGAGTAGGAGTACAGGGATCTATAATAATAGACTATGATAATGTGAAATACTTGTTGTCCATTAGGAGGAACCCGTTCGGGAGTATAAGCGTCAGCCATGCAAGCAGAGTAGGACAGGATCTCAGGAAGTTCAAGCTAGTAGTCGTCGATCCAAGGCTTAGTGAGGAAGCAGCAAGAGCGGATGAGTGGGTTCCCATTAAACCTGGGACTGACCTAGCATTCCTCCTCGGTTTAATGTATGTAATACTTGACGGAAAGCTTTACGACGAGGATTACCTGAGGGAATACAGTGACGCTTCAATGCTCGTAGATCCGGAGACGCTTGAACCATTAAACGTTGAATGGGTTCAGGGAAGGGAGCCCAATGAAAACATGCCATATCCGAGGCCGTGGAGTGTTAAATGCTTCAAAGTATATGACCTATTCACCAATAACGTAGTCTGTAATACTGAAGCGAAAATGCCAGCCCTAAGAGGAGAATATGATGTAGACGGTAAGAAATACGTGCCAGCTCTAGAAGCCCTGTATAGGCACCTTGATAAGAACGGGTATACCCCGGAGTGGGCTGAGAAAATAACAGGTATACCTGCTAAGAAGATAGAGGAAATAGCTGTCGAATTTGCTACAACGAAACCAGCGGCAATTGACACAGGATGGCATGGAACCAAGACTTATAATAGCTTCCAATCGTGGAGAGCTATGGGTATCCTTAACGCACTAGTAGGTAGCTACTGTAATAGGGGAGGCTTCCTAATTAGCGCTTCTGCCCTCGAGGATATTCAGAGTGATTTAAACCCGGCTGGAATGCCGGCGCCTGCGTGGAACCCGTTGAAATTCATGGGACCTCCGTGGAGCCCTATATGGCAGGTAATGAGTAACCAGGAGTTAAAGCTTAGTGACGGTAGTACTACCAAAGGAGTTCTCTTCAATCTTGGAAGGAGCTTTATGCCGTTGAAAGATCTTATAAAGAAGGAGCCTGGATGGGTGATACTCAATGTGGGTGCGAATATAGCTAGGACGACCATAGATGGTGATGACTGGTTTGAGAATACATTGAAGAGTAAAAATGTTAACCTAGTTATGAACTACGATGTACTTCCTACAGACACTTCTCTATACTCGGATGTAGTACTAAATGATTGCATATACCTAGAATCTTATGACCTTATTAGACCGGTGGAATTCGTACCATATGGGGCGCTATACACTGGTGTACCTGCAGTTGAGAACCCTGTAGGAAACTGTGTGCCTTTCACAGTATTCGCTGGATTATTCGCTAAAGAGCTAGGGAAAGCCAAAGAATATGGTACAGTGTTTGCTAGATTACTCGGATTACCTGAGAAACAGCAGAATGAAATGGCGGCATTATTCGAGTCCCTTGATAGAAGCTATCTTGGAGATAGTAAGAAAGGCATCGAGTTCCTAGCGAAAATCCAGGAGATTCAGGCTGAGGGTCTTGCTGCTAAGTTCGGGTTGTCAAAGAATGGGATTCTAGAGGATCTTAGAACTAAGGGATTCGTAGTATTCAAGGATAAGGAGGACGTTCTGAAGGAGAATATGGAAGTTCTGGAAAACCACAAGCTCTACACGGCAACAGGATTGTTAGAGATCTACAGTATAACGTTGCAGGTTGTAGCTAAGAACATTAAGGGTGAAATAAAGCCTGAATGGCATCCTCTAATAGACTGGGTGCCTCCTAGAGTTGAGCAGGTAAATGAAGAGTTGAATGGTAATGAATTCTACGTTATATACGGGAAAGTCCCTACAATGACTCATACGAGTACCGCTGATAACCCTCTTCTCGAGAGGCTAACTCGCGAGAACTATAGGAGGATATGGATTCATCCGAGTAGGGCAGCCTACTTGGGGGTTTCTGAAGGTGATATGGTAGAGGTATGCAGTGTCCTTGGAAAATGTTATAATACGAGAGTGCATGTAACGGAAAGAGTAAGGCCTGACACGGTATTCGTTCCATTCGCCTATGGCCTTGAAAGCCCTAGACTGAGGTTCGCTCCTGGACCTGATGAGACTGTGCCTTATAATAAGATTGTGCCACCCGAGATTGACCCTGTTACAGGGAGTGCGATCCTAGGTGACATAGTCGTGTCTATAAAGAAGGCTTGA
- a CDS encoding 4Fe-4S dicluster domain-containing protein — MTRYAMVIDIDRCMGCGACEAACVAENLNSDVRELEFQPKPSFLSGLLGLHTEMPPAEYIVEKAAEESEGFLDSNPEKAKEKARELVDKLWLRTEIYEIEGGKFPEPGMMLYHRICQHCDNAPCVTVCPTHASFQTKEGIVLVDPNKCILCGACITACPYAARQVNLMTKTIDKCTFCYHRVEKGLLPACVETCPAHVRIFGDLDDSNSEVYQIVQRNNAIPGTPHGPVRHTAARVYYVTSGHYKPNVEEIQQEKLKETKAWGD; from the coding sequence ATGACTAGATATGCTATGGTTATAGATATAGATAGATGTATGGGTTGTGGTGCTTGTGAGGCGGCATGTGTAGCTGAGAACCTTAATAGTGACGTGAGAGAGCTAGAGTTCCAGCCTAAACCAAGCTTTCTCTCAGGACTACTAGGTCTCCATACAGAGATGCCCCCGGCTGAGTATATTGTTGAGAAAGCTGCGGAAGAAAGCGAAGGCTTCTTAGATAGCAACCCGGAGAAAGCTAAAGAGAAAGCGAGAGAGCTGGTTGATAAACTCTGGTTAAGAACAGAGATATATGAAATAGAAGGCGGCAAGTTCCCTGAGCCGGGAATGATGCTGTATCACAGGATATGCCAGCACTGTGATAATGCCCCCTGTGTAACAGTATGCCCTACACACGCTAGCTTCCAGACGAAGGAAGGAATCGTATTAGTAGATCCAAACAAGTGTATATTATGTGGCGCCTGTATAACGGCATGTCCATATGCAGCTAGACAAGTTAATTTAATGACGAAAACTATAGACAAATGTACTTTCTGCTACCACCGTGTCGAGAAAGGATTACTACCGGCATGTGTAGAAACCTGTCCAGCTCATGTAAGAATATTCGGTGACCTAGACGACTCGAACAGCGAGGTCTACCAGATAGTGCAGAGGAACAATGCCATACCAGGTACCCCTCACGGTCCAGTGAGGCATACAGCAGCTAGAGTCTACTATGTGACATCAGGGCACTACAAGCCTAATGTCGAGGAAATACAGCAGGAGAAGCTGAAGGAAACCAAGGCTTGGGGAGACTAA
- a CDS encoding molecular chaperone TorD family protein, translating to MEKLHETYSKAYRLLSMAFLPPSTSKPLLESHTNDIIDELIGIELELEGWHPKISEALGNAEIFVGELNECLGNRDCWEKFAMEFSSLTVSGFKHVKCPPFESIYVVKGGYKMIEVPAVAESLDRYYSMLGLEADKQKAFGSDHISVELEFLAALHDAEALALKGSLSDVNPIDISELRNAFLEDHLLKWVTELGSCLREHGRNSLIVKTVDTVESLLFSERYL from the coding sequence TTGGAGAAGCTTCATGAAACGTATTCAAAGGCATATAGGCTGTTAAGCATGGCCTTCCTCCCCCCATCAACGTCTAAACCGTTACTAGAGTCACACACTAATGATATTATAGATGAGTTAATTGGTATAGAGCTGGAATTAGAGGGATGGCATCCTAAAATAAGTGAGGCATTGGGTAATGCTGAAATCTTTGTAGGAGAATTGAATGAATGTTTGGGAAACAGGGATTGCTGGGAAAAGTTTGCCATGGAATTCTCCTCCCTAACCGTTTCAGGGTTCAAACACGTTAAGTGCCCGCCCTTCGAAAGTATATATGTCGTAAAAGGAGGATACAAGATGATTGAGGTTCCCGCTGTTGCGGAAAGCCTAGATAGATATTATTCGATGCTAGGTCTTGAGGCTGATAAACAGAAAGCCTTCGGCTCTGACCATATTAGCGTTGAACTTGAGTTCCTAGCTGCACTACATGATGCTGAAGCCCTAGCTTTGAAAGGCTCGTTGAGCGATGTTAACCCTATAGATATAAGCGAGCTTAGAAACGCTTTCCTTGAGGACCATCTTTTAAAATGGGTTACTGAACTAGGCTCATGCCTCAGAGAACACGGTAGAAACAGCCTTATTGTAAAAACAGTTGATACAGTTGAATCCCTATTGTTTTCCGAGAGATATTTGTGA